AGTGGTTACCAGTTCTATGGCAAACCTGATGGCAAAGCAGTGATATTTGCCCTGCCTTATGAACCGGCAGCGGAAGAGCCTGATGCCGAATATGACTTGTGGATGAGTACCGGCCGGGTACTGGAACATTGGCATACCGGTTCCATGACTGCCCGTGTACCAGAGCTGTACCGTGCCGTCCCCGATGCACAGATTTTCATGCACCCGGAAGATGCCAGCGCCCGTGGACTGAAGCGTGGCGATGAAGTCATCGTTGCATCCTCTCGCGGTGAACTGAAAACCCGGGTAGAGACTAAGGGCCGTAACAAACCGCCAAGAGGCGTGGTGTTCATGCCATTTTTCGATGCGCGGCAACTGGTCAACAAGCTGATGCTGGATGCCACCGATCCACTGTCTAAAGAAACCGATTTTAAGAAATGTCCGGTCAAGGTCATGAAAGCCTGATTAGCACAGGCAGGTGACTGAGACTCACGCAGTCACCTGCCTGCGGCACCAGCATTGATGAGCGTTGCATCAATGCTGCAATCAGCAGTCTTTCACACAGAATTACAACGATTTGCCCTAAAGGCGGAGAAAGAGCAATGAAAAAAATACTCACTTTAGCAGCGCTGTTGATGGTGATTAGCGGCTGCAGCGGCGAACACGCAGCGAGCGCAGCCAAACCAGTAAATGTAACCTCGCTTGGAGGCCAGACGCCCGTCACTAAGGCTGTAGCGGTGGCCGATGAAGCGCAATATCCCAGCCATGGAACTGCCATTCCACGTAACTTTGCCGAACAACCCCCATTAATCCCTCATAAAGCGGATTATCCGATTACGCTCAAACACAACAGCTGTCTGGGATGTCATAGCTGGGACAGAGCAGCCAAAATGAAAGCCACGCCAGTGGCAAAATCCCATGTATTGGATGACAAAGGCACGCTAAAAGGTCAGAATTACTTCTGTACTCAATGCCACGTACCACAGGCAGACAATAAACATCCGCTGGTTGGCAACAGTTTCAGCCAGCCGTAAACAGGCAAAAATCACCTTATCTAGTGTTCCTGGGGATAACGTGATTAGGCAAGGCTCCCATGGATAGGGAGCCTGGTCTTTCTCCCAATGCTAGCCATTCCCTGCGACTGCATCTGGCAGTTTCTGCAAAATCACCACTCGCCGCTCGTCATGAAAGCGCAAACGCAACTGAAAACGCTCACATAACCAGTGAAAACTGTCGAGATGGAAAAAGCTGCAGTGGGTGGGATCACGGGTGTAATGCCATTCGTAGAATTGGTCTTCATCGCGCCAGCGATCCGTCATGATACCGAGAATACCGCCGGGCTTCAGACGGGCGGTTAATTTCTTGAGCTCCACATCTGGCTGGTGAAAATGTTCAAAGCATTCGCTTGCCAAAATAAAATCGTATTGCGGTTTCAGCGTAATTGGGAAAAATGCAGGATCATAGTCATCGCAGTGAATGCCCTGTTGTGCCAACAGTTTTGACATCGTCGGCCCCGGACCACAACCGTAATCAAGCCCCTGCCACGTTGGCTTTAGCCAAGGCAGCACCGGGTCCAGCAACCGGCGTAAAAATGCAACATAACCGGCATCGTCAATGCTGTTTTCATGGGTTGCGTAATATGCGCGCTCATCCGCCAGCGCCAAACGCTCGGTGGGGTTCAGATAGATTAACTTGCAGCAATCACAACGCAGGTAGCGCCGAGCGACTCGCGCTGCCACCTGCGGCTTATCACCGCCATCGCCACACAAAGGGCAAATCAGTGCTGACAAACACTTCTCCGTTACTCGCTAAAATCAGCGACACTTTAGCATTCGCCACGCCCTGATGCCCAACGATTATGCCCTTAGCGATAGATATATTGCTTGTTGTAGCGCATCACAAACGGCAGCAGACTCGCCGACATCAAATAACCATCTTCCTTCAACCAACGATGGTCGTAGCGAATATTCTGGCAGCGCTCTTGGGTCTGACACATATTATTGCCCATCAGAATATGGTGCTGCGACTGTGTGATGGCATCGTCCGGGTTATAGCCAGCTAATCCCATCTGCTGATAGATATTTGATAAAGTGCCAGCGGCATCAAAGCAGAACTGCTCATAACTAAGTTGATAATGGGCTAAATGATGGCGACGCATGAAACGTTCACGCAAGCGGTTACCGAAATACCAACGCAACATCTGGAACCAGTAACGATTCTTGATTTTCTTCAGGCCACGGCGATGAGCCGACCGGTCTGGCCGGGTTTGGGCACAGATAAATGACCGCACATCGCGCATCAAAAACAGCACAAAGGGCGCAAGTTCTGGTTGGTCGGCCATCAGTTGCAAATGACGAAAACCTTTAGAGGTATCCACCATAAACTTGTCGCTGCCATATTGGCGTTGGAACGCTTTCATGACCTGTAAATAGGCCTTCCCGATGGGAGTGCCTGGTGGCAGCGCCGGGAGCACTTTGCCCCAAAAGCTGCATTCAGCCGCCTGCTTACCACAACTACAGATTTGCGCGGGATCGTTTAACCAATAAGATGGCGGTTGCCTCAACACCTGCAACACTTCGCCAAGCGAAATCAATTGCGGATGACAAGCAAGCGCCATAGAAAACACTGTGGACCCCGAATGCGATAAACTGGTCACTGCAAAAAACTTATATGGTTGCGCAGTTGCCAAACCGGCCTCCTAACCTCTAAGAAACTGAACGTAGCGTTACTTTTGCTGGAGTGTATTCAGCTCTGCTGCGGGTTTGGACCCTTTTTTAAGTCTTTTACATATCTATACAGTTCACGCCATAGCCTTGAACAAGCTGACGTAGTGCCCTGACGGCCTCACCATGACACCGTTGGGAAAAGTCTTCTCATCACAGTGCAGCGCACCGCCAATAGTACTGTCAGCACCACGCGGCTGAGGCTAATAGCCCAACTCCTGACAGAGTTTGGCAAATCCATCGGCAACATCTTTGCTTTCAATCATCGCCTGTAACACCGATGCCGCGCTGGCACCATCCAACATCAGTCGTTTTGCCAAGAACAACATAAAAGCCATCTTACCCTGCTCAGAATCCTCATTAGTGGGTAAGTCCTGCATCATCAAGGTCTGACAGAAGGCTTCCGGATACCCCCATAAGGTCAAAATGTACGCGCTGAGTAAGGTCGCATCTTCAAAATCGCTGCGACTCTCTGGTAATTCGGCGGCGGCATTCTGTTGCAGTGTTTCCAACATCAATTGCCCAATCGCGCTTAACAACGCGGCAGAAAACACCGTATCCCGCTGCGCCAGTGACATGCCAGCATACTGAGCTATCCGCCGGCAGTAGTTAGCGTGAATGAATGCCTGATTGTTGATGTGATGATGCACGCAGGCCGGTAATCGTTGCTTGATGTCCTCGCTAATCAACAAGGTGGTGATAATCGCTTCAGTGAGTTTGGCACCAAGACGCGTAATCGCTTCCTGTAATGATGAGGTTTGGCGGCTAAAACCCAACATGGCCGAATTGGCGCTCTGAATTAATTTGCCACTGACAACGGGATCATGGACCACCAGCTCGGCACAATCACTGAGATCGGAGTCGGGATCAGCCAGCACCTGACGTAACTGCATGATCAACTGCGGCATAACAGGCAACTGATTGATACGACCAACTCGCTGGCGATCTTCCAGAGTAAAAGGCAGTTTTTGTAACCGTTCGGCACATTTGAACAGATGGGCCAGATCCTGTTCACGGTAGGGTTTGGCAAAGACAAAATGACTATAGGATTCTAACTGTTGAACCACTTCCGATGAGCAATCTGCCGTGAGCAATACCCGAATAGCCATCGGCAGCTTATGACTTGCCTGCTGCAGGATCTGATTTCCCAGGATCCCCGGCATCACATAGTCACTCACCACGATATCGGCACTCATGGCCGCACCCGCACCGCCATATTCCAACCAGCGTTTGGGCTGGTCACATAATACAAATACCCAGTCTGGTCGCAAGCGCATTGCTAATCGATGCAGTGCTTTCAGCAACAACATATCATCGTCGACAAAGATGACTTTGAGTTGACTCATGTGCAGTCTCCTTCCAGCAGCCAAGCCTCTCTTTTACCTTAACGGTGACACCCACAGCTTGTCACTCTCAGCCCTCCGTCAGCCTCTGGCTAACTTGCTAGTATTCATTTTAGATCATAAAGTTAACTGGCAATGGACAAGCCTATAGGTAACTGCATGCAAGGAGTCTGTAGATGATTGCACTGGCCAAAGAAACGCCTGCCACAATCCTATGCGTGGATGATGAGCCGAGTATTTTAAAATCGTTACAGCGCTTATTTCTGGGGCAACCCTGCGAAGTATTACTTGCCAGTAGTGGCGAGGAAGCATTAGCGCTCATGCAAGATCGCGCTGTCGAAGTGATTATCTGTGATATGCGGATGCCACAGATGAGTGGTGCCGAATTTCTGCAACAGGCCGCGCAACTGCAACCTAATGCTTACCGGATGCTGATGACAGGTTACGCTGATCTGGCATCCACCATCGCCGCCGTCAATATTGGTCGGATTCACCGCTATATACAAAAACCTTGGGATAACAATGAACTGCTAAAAGCCGTGGATGAAGGACTTGAGTATTACCGGTTACTGCTGACCAATCGGCAGCTGACCGCACAGGTCGAGCAACAGAACACCCGATTAAAGCAGCTCAATCAAAGCCTAGAGGAACAAGTCCAGCAGCGTACGCAGCAACTAAGACAAAGCTTACAACAGCTGAAATCACTGTTAATTCAACGAGAAAAAGAAAGCGACGCGATTCTGCAGCTGCTGTATAACATTATTTCTATTCACCCTCACCTCAGCGGCGACTATGCCCGCCGGGTCAGTCAAACCTGCCATGATCTGGCTAAAGCCTTAGGATGCAGCAATACCCAACAGCAGTTGATCAGTCATGCCGGGCTATACAGCGAAGTCGGTAAGCTGGGATTTAACTCAGGGCTGCTGGACAAACCGTTTCACGCACTAGGGGCCAATGATGCGCATCGGTATCTGTTCCACCCGCAATTGGCCGAAGAAATTATGGCACCGGCAGTTCACTTGCAACCGATAGTGGAAATCATCCTGCATCAGTATGAGCACTATAATGGAGATGGTGTTCCCGATGGACTCAAGGCACAGGAGATCCCAGTGGGTTCACGCATCTTGGCAGTGGCCCGTGACTTTTGGGCGTTGATATATAAGCGCCTCAGTGAGAATGTGCACAGCCATGCCGAGGCTATCGCCTGGTTAAAGCGTCAACAGGGTTCTGTTTACGACCCGCAGTTGATTGCCATAATGGAACAGCTGCAGCAACGGCAGCAACTGAATAAACCCGAAGTCGATGATGTACAGGGTGCCACTATCGAGCAACTGCAACCCGGCATGCAACTGAGCCATAATTTATATAATCGCAATCAGATGCTGTTGCTGCC
This portion of the Shewanella yunxiaonensis genome encodes:
- a CDS encoding nitrate reductase cytochrome c-type subunit produces the protein MKKILTLAALLMVISGCSGEHAASAAKPVNVTSLGGQTPVTKAVAVADEAQYPSHGTAIPRNFAEQPPLIPHKADYPITLKHNSCLGCHSWDRAAKMKATPVAKSHVLDDKGTLKGQNYFCTQCHVPQADNKHPLVGNSFSQP
- a CDS encoding class I SAM-dependent methyltransferase, giving the protein MSALICPLCGDGGDKPQVAARVARRYLRCDCCKLIYLNPTERLALADERAYYATHENSIDDAGYVAFLRRLLDPVLPWLKPTWQGLDYGCGPGPTMSKLLAQQGIHCDDYDPAFFPITLKPQYDFILASECFEHFHQPDVELKKLTARLKPGGILGIMTDRWRDEDQFYEWHYTRDPTHCSFFHLDSFHWLCERFQLRLRFHDERRVVILQKLPDAVAGNG
- a CDS encoding HDOD domain-containing protein; its protein translation is MSQLKVIFVDDDMLLLKALHRLAMRLRPDWVFVLCDQPKRWLEYGGAGAAMSADIVVSDYVMPGILGNQILQQASHKLPMAIRVLLTADCSSEVVQQLESYSHFVFAKPYREQDLAHLFKCAERLQKLPFTLEDRQRVGRINQLPVMPQLIMQLRQVLADPDSDLSDCAELVVHDPVVSGKLIQSANSAMLGFSRQTSSLQEAITRLGAKLTEAIITTLLISEDIKQRLPACVHHHINNQAFIHANYCRRIAQYAGMSLAQRDTVFSAALLSAIGQLMLETLQQNAAAELPESRSDFEDATLLSAYILTLWGYPEAFCQTLMMQDLPTNEDSEQGKMAFMLFLAKRLMLDGASAASVLQAMIESKDVADGFAKLCQELGY
- a CDS encoding HD domain-containing phosphohydrolase, producing MIALAKETPATILCVDDEPSILKSLQRLFLGQPCEVLLASSGEEALALMQDRAVEVIICDMRMPQMSGAEFLQQAAQLQPNAYRMLMTGYADLASTIAAVNIGRIHRYIQKPWDNNELLKAVDEGLEYYRLLLTNRQLTAQVEQQNTRLKQLNQSLEEQVQQRTQQLRQSLQQLKSLLIQREKESDAILQLLYNIISIHPHLSGDYARRVSQTCHDLAKALGCSNTQQQLISHAGLYSEVGKLGFNSGLLDKPFHALGANDAHRYLFHPQLAEEIMAPAVHLQPIVEIILHQYEHYNGDGVPDGLKAQEIPVGSRILAVARDFWALIYKRLSENVHSHAEAIAWLKRQQGSVYDPQLIAIMEQLQQRQQLNKPEVDDVQGATIEQLQPGMQLSHNLYNRNQMLLLPQGHVLTQQSLDKLREYQAKHKTVLRLQLEVTDKSNSPTA